A stretch of DNA from Augochlora pura isolate Apur16 chromosome 8, APUR_v2.2.1, whole genome shotgun sequence:
AGCACATTATTCGCATTcctaacatattatataacaagTATACTTAGTTATaagtttgttaaaaaatactatgtatgtataaattagAGAATGCTGTGTATTCTTCAATGGCTACAAATATACTCTTGTGCATGAAGTATTGTGTAATGCTTAGATGTAGTTTACCTGAAGCATGTATAGTTTGTtctagtatttaataatgctttggttaatttaaacattatataacatatagtttttttcatttgtgcaatattacagtaattaatagttcgatagtatattatgtaattcttCTTCTATTGCATGCAATCATTTTTGCAAGATTGCACATTTTTACATGCTGTCATATGTatacacatttttattgctaacatttctttgtttttgCGACTaagctaaatttaatttaaaattaaagctgTTGTTATACGTAACTATGTGTTATTGCGAATTCTATCTTCGGGAATTAATGTTGTTCACAGTTCTCATTTAGTGTTGTTAAAATGGACTTTATACTTCCGAATGCGATAcagtgtaatttaattttagtatctTCATTACATTAGTTACTTGTTAAATAGTTTATAGTTCAAGAGTTTGAGAggtcttttatttaaaaagacatAGATTTACATGTTtgagaagatatttttaaaaattgaaaaaatatattggtaaatagaaattatgaCTGAACACAAACTCAATATATAGAACCAGTGGATCAACAACTTCGACGAAGCAGTGCTCAAGTACAGTCTACAACATTACCTAAACTTCCATCAACAGAGTCCCTATCGACAAGTGTAAATTTAACAACTGCTGCTCCTCCACTATCTCCAGGTATAAATACAAAGTTACATTAATATCATAATGGgcaataatacaaaaatttgccAGGTGCTTTTTACCTTTTTTGTGAATAAATTCTCTTCCTTACTTGTTCAAGTAGTTAATTAGCTGTAAGAAACtgcattcttttatttcttgttcgGCTTCATTACATTTACCTGTGTATTATGCATATATTGTAAtccataaattttataatgtaatctTTGTACATTGTATACCTTCCTTTGTTtgataaactattaaatatgtatattaaatagacgattataaatatcaactctaaatataacaataatttgttataattattatatataaagtttatgatttataaacaTTGTAGCAAATATAGAACTATAGGATGAAAATATGCTAACTGCATAatgaattatgttaataaaattatgccaAGCATAATACTTCCATTTATAAAGTACAAAATTTGCATTGtactttataacaaaaatgctGCAtcttgattttaaaaattctatgagTCTCTTAACTATATGCTTCTTTCATAGAGcaataagttttattttcaaaaaagtaTCGAGATAGAACTTGCCAAAGCTTGTAATGTGAATGTTTTGTGCTAAACGATATTTCAGGCTTCTAGTCTTaagtatgtatatgtaaatattgatgCAATCATAAATAGCAGagtttttaatgatattgCTATATCAAATCTGTTGCAGTCTTATAACATAAGTTTTTCATACAATGATTCATGTTATCATTTgtcagtttttattaaatattatcatttacaTAAGTTAATCATCTTACGGATCATATATAGAACTAAAactgaaaagagaaaaagtggAAAGAGTTTCTTCACTAGCTTAATAATCTATTCAATTAAGTGTATAgcaaaataatcataataaaacaaagaatattattcaaagCTTTTTATCAGTAACTATCTTGTGTATTATTACTGATAACTTTTGCAAATGTAattgtttgtaaattattctaacaGTAATAtgtaatcaatattaaattcaataatttcaggAATTTATCTGTTATAGGATTGTCTGCGATGGGAGAAGGTAATCAAAAAACGGATAATACATCTGATAAGGTAATTAATGTCATTAGATATTGATATCTATTTTGTAaactgataaaataattacatccTACATCTCTACATTATTTTGTAGTCTCTAGACTCTTGTAAATTAACTCGGAAAGAATCATATAAGGCTCAaaggaaaaattatagaatggAGAAAAAACGTGTTGCTAATGAACTTCTCAGTTCATTTAAAGATCCAACTGTTATTGTGATGAGCGATTGGCTAAAAGTGCGTGGAACACTGAAGAGTTGGACAAAGCTGTGGTGTATTTTGAAGCCAGGTTTACTCTTACTGTACAAAAGCCCTAAAACAAAAGTTCATATCTATGTTacttctaatataatatttgttctttACTCAAAGTTATAATCATGTAATTGTTATAGAGCAATCATTGGGTAGGTACAGTTTTACTGAACACATGTCAAGTGATAGAACGACCAAGTAAAAAGGATGGCTTttgctttaaattatttcatcctTTGGAGCAATCAATTTGGGCTCCAAGGGGTCCAGAGAAAGAGACCATAGGTaggtatttaattttctagaagTATTATTAAGAACAactttttacataattttatattatctctTAAGGTGCTGTTGTACAACCCTTGCCTACTTCCTACTTAATCTTTAGAGCTCCTTCACAGGCAGCTGGTAAATGTTGGTTGGACGCGCTTGAATTATCTTTACGTTGTTCTTCACTTATTATCCGTTCAACAAGTGCATTGCCCCGTGCTCTGCCACATGACACTACAACAACTCATGAAACTCAATGGAGTGAAGCTGATTATGAGAAACATTTTGATGAACATGGTAAGTGATAGAAAAGGatatttttagcaaaattAGTTCTACATTTAGCAAGTAACATTTATGAGTCAAGCTAATAATGTTTGCTTCCAAAcctttatatacatttaatctCACTAGCTAGAAGAGTATATAACTGCATTTAGAGAATTACTTAGTTAAGTTTCATTCTTGGtgattacaaatattaatggcATCATTATTATAACTCCTTTCCTGGCATCTATCACCTTGAACACTTATTTCCTATGCCCAAAGTATGTTTATCTAATTATGCTCCTCGATCGCCTGCAACCCCTCAAAGACGTTTGTTATCATGCCCACAGTCACTCTTACCTAATGCCACTGATACTCCTAGAAGTGCTTGTCCTTCACCGACTCCAATGTTTCAACAATTGTACCACGCAATTGCATATTGGGACAAACGGTTCTGTGACAGATCTCCAACACCTGCTACAGATACAGatacaatagaaatttcaaattctgtGGGGACGTTAGGTGATGGAGATATGTATCCTAACAGATCACGCACTGAAATTAAAGCCCTAAACCGTGTGCTATCTACCAATAGACGCATGACTCTTCCCTCTATACATGTCCTTCAGTATGACACCCCACAAGTAGTAACGCTAGATCCTGTGCACTCCTCACACACAGACCTGGACGACATTAGCCAACCTGAAAATGGAGTCGCAGCCGATGCAGAGATCAGTGCATCAGACAGTGAATCTGAAGGATCAGCTAAAGAAGATCAACCTGAAACAATCAACGAAACTCCATATGTTGCAAATGAGAATGAAATTCTTGGATCGGTACAATGAATCACATAattttttgttgtatttacactaagaattataaaaatttaattaaaattcaaactaTAGGCTGGAGAAGTTGTCACAGAATTACAAGAAGAACAAAAATCTTTAATATGGTTCCTGATGAAACAAGTTCGACCAGGCATGGATTTGTCTAAAGTAGTTTTGCCAACTTTTATTCTAGAACCTCGTTCATTTTTAGAGAAACTGGCTGATTCCTATTATCACGCAGACTTGTTGTCTCAgtaagttaaataaatgtttattaacgtATGatcataaatttgtataaattattcataatcgTTACAGAGCTGTATTAGAAGATGATGCATTTACACGTATGAAAGGTGTTGTCAAGTGGTATTTATCTGGATTCTACAAGAAACCTCAGGGCTTGAAAAAACCATATAATCCATTATTGGGAGAAACCTTTCGCTGTTATTGGCAGCATCCTAATGGTTCAAGGACTTTCTACATAGCCGAACAAGTAGACTTTCTATTactgaaaaaagaattttaaaaatgactgGAGCTaaacttgtaataatttatcctTACAGTTATCTCATCATCCGCCTATATCGGGATTTTACGTAACAAATCGTCAAGACGGGTTTACTATTAGCACTACAATTATTGCTAAATCTAAGTTTTATGGTGAGTATACGCAAACGCACgagcaatatattttttttaaataaatagtccGGTCGatcatatatttctcttttccaGGCAATTCAACATCAGCTGTTTTAGATGGAGTTgcaatattaacaatgttaCCTAGAGGAGAGGATTACACAATGACTATACCATATGCTCATTGTAAAGGTATCTTCATGGGTACATTATCTATGGAATTAGGTGGTAAGGTTCAAATAAATTGCGAGAAAACGGGTTATCATactgaaatagaatttaagcTCAAggtaattaacataatataaaattaaaattgaaaatgctcatatttatatgcaaatcattatttttgttacagcCATTCCTTGGTGGAGCAGAACAAATGAATCAAGTAGCAGGAGCGATACGTTTAGGAAAAGAAACTCTTGCTACTATATCAGGATACTGGGATGGTCAAATAGTAATTACTGATAAGAGGGCAGGAGTATGTAATacacaaatatttgttatgctaataataatagtagattCATACAGTGTACAAATTAATACCACGTTGATTGATTTTATAGCAAGAAAGTGTGTTCTTTAATCCAACGCCAGAAGTGCGCAAAAAGAGATTGAAGAAATATACAGTACCAATAGATCATCAAGGTGCATGGGAAAGTGAAAAATTATGGTATGAAGTTACTCAAGCAATTAATCGAGATGATCAAGTTGCTGCTACCGATGCAAAAACTCAGTTAGAAGAGGCGCAAAGAGAACGTGCCAAGGAACGAAAACTTAAGAGTCAAGAATGGATTCCTAAACATTTCGTTCAGGTATTATAATCTCTCTCCGTATAGAGATGATTTGAAAGTAGTAGTAAACGTTTTTTTGCCCTTTCATTTaataagattattaaattgtattgttatacggataaaataattaaattttttctcttGCAAAGTGATATTCTGTTAACAGGACATCATAACGGGTAATTGGGTGTATCGACATGCAGATGTTAGACCCTGGGATCCCAGAAATGATGTTGTGCAATACGAACAAGATTACATTGTACGCACTAAAACTAGACATAAAACACCAATCATGCGTACTGGCAGTATCGTTTCAACTGATCCTCAAACACAGGTACAGAAATGCTAAAGTTAAACGGTAAAATGCATGTTCATATTGCACGttcaaagtaataatattataatcatttgACCTACAATCATCTCCATGCtgaaaacgaatttattatgtatgtcAGGTAATTCATCGTTTATAGtatgtaatacattttataatgaCCTTAGTACATCTTTTTATAAAGTTTGAagatgtatacatatatggctatgcactttgttatttttaactctatgataaatataagatatacaCGATAAGGTATAGTTAAATGTTTTGTTTATGTTTCAGGTCCCACTTCTTCAAGCAGAATCTCGCTCCTCGCTCTCTGTATTGAAGTCTTCGAAAAGAcaattgtcaaataatttgCCATTAACAGAAACAGCTCATGATTCTGGAAGTTCATCTGTAGAGGGTCATTCAGATTCTAGTCAATCAATAGGCAAAAGGAAACGTTCTACTGCAAGGTAAGACACGTCACATTATCGGATACACcaatgtaataacaatttgtgacattgggggggggggggggaggctgCGTGTTAGCATTTTCAATGATcgagtattaatttttcagaataataGATGTTATGAAAGACGTAGAACGTCATATGTTAAAATATGGTGAAGATCTTAATCGCATACAGCGTATCGTAGAGCAAATTGCTGTTAAGCAACGAGAACAAGGTGAACAACATTATACAATGAATATGTTAAAGAACTTTAAAgatacagtttttattattgtaatagttTTCTGTGTACAATACTTGGTAAAAATGTGGACCGCAGAACTCAGCGGAGGTTGAAAAATGCGATAAAATATCGCAATGtacattttatatgttatttatttcctctCGATTCGAGTTATCAGCTTTTATCCAAGGAAGCCTTAATGGCAAGGATACCTAAAATGTCGAATATCTAATTTACACGTGCTTTTGTTTTTGGTGAAGGAATGAGGCACGCGGTGTTTGGTAGAATAtcattaaaacataaaataagaatCCAGAGGTTCCAAGCAATATTCTGTAAACGCAgtgcaatttcattttatttagtttttacaAGCTTTATTTCACACTACTCTGTAGGACAACACCTTCCACGCATTGGAAACTGTAGAGTTCTCTTTCTAGTGATTACTATAACACAACTTAGTTCTTGAATAGTCATCTCAGAGACGACAACTGTTAAGGGTGTATGGgattaaattcattattttgttgAGCTTATCatgtacataatatttcatattatattgcacggaaagtaattatatatttattgagaGAACCTAAGATGTTGTAGTCTTTAACGCAGTCGCtcaataataaactataatattattaaggtTCTTGTAAAGATGataagatatattattgtaataaattttattgtattatcttGAACTACTAAGATTACGGAAAATGGGAGTGTTAATTGCAGTTccaagttaaatataatataaattttacaatggtTACCGAAAATGGCAGCTTAAAGATATTAGTGCATCGGTCATTAGTATTGTTGTTTGTTAgagtatatattgtatacatatatacacacacacatatatatatatacacaatatacagtaaatGTCAAATGTTAACATTCTCGATGCaatatgaatgaaaaatgtcgTCCAAAATTTTGGAATAGTGCTTAAGCcgtaattttgattttgtatcTTTATATTGCCGAATTTATTGCAACGTATCGAATAAGATTCGCGTAACTTCGTTTCCATATTTAGATACACCTGCATGAACTATACCACTTTATACTCTAGCAacttaaaatgaattttaattatatatgcttataaattattgcaactcTGAGTGCAAGAATATCGACCCTCTAAGTAAAATACTTTCCAggtaaaaaaatgaagacatctagtaattttaatattaaagtatatgaTAAATATCTAAGTGATTTTGATTTTCAGTGTTGtttcatatgaaattaaaaaacttaaCGAAATCCTATTTAAATCTTTCAGTAGCATTGATTTTGGAAATACAacgtacaataaaatttagtgcttttataatctaatattttagtaacaaAAGAATCCTCCTCAAcagtaatttcttttaaagatTGAACAGTGcatatttcgagaaaacaAACAAGAAAATTTCATACTGTATCGTGATATAgtaactgtataaaatttaaatactgtttccttttatacagtttttcaatttaatttgtacCTCTTTCTGCATATGACATATGATTATAATCATAGTcgcaataataatgaataattgcCATTAACTTTGTCTATAGATTTCTgcttcatatttaaaatataaatgccttaaaatgtaataaaacattccttaatttttagaaatttttaacaatgctGAGACCAATCTTTTGTTACTAGATGGTAATATGTATGCTTTGTACTTTTTAGAACTAGCTGCAAACTATTCTACGAATATGTTAAATAGTTTCggtgataattaataaattctacaaacgaaattttttaattcatttaagtCAGTTCAAATTTactcatttaatatttatgactAAAAATGGCCTCCATggtaaatattatcatattttgcacaaagatttataacaatttttcatttgaaatgtCCTGACTTATGTCCATGtattaactatttataattatttataagaatttaaaagGAGAATCAGATTAGAATAATctaaagaaatagaaataatataacggGAGCTCTTATCACATTTTGCATGTGGTATTGTTTACTATGatagattattttttgtaatatttatggaaccaatatatttttggtagTGTacctgatatttttatattatactttaattaaGTTCTATATCCATACATTTTTTGAACAATCATAAGATTTTATTCactgtttattattatcaatttctttcgtACTTTTCTCAAGTCTcattcgttaattaatatttaggacttgttaaaatatataaaattagaaataaatgaatacaaaatggttaaaaagacattacaaattttaaatatgaatattttatgtaattgaaaggattttttaaattacctaCAACTATACATTTAGATTGTAGttctattgatatttttaaatgttttaattatttcgattaattatttacaccaTGACCAGGTATATATtgtaagtaatatataatatataatattatgatgaataaataaaatacaaatataatctCGTATTACTTTCTTAaaacattcatttattttttactataatgtattctacaaaaattagtAGTAAAAAAATGGGCTGatcttgtttcatttataatacttcATATCAAGTTATGAACGTAAACGGAAAACCTTCTTCAAAAAACAGCCTACAACATCATGATACCAAAGATAATAAAGATGTTAAAAGTGACAGCACCAAATCATCATgtaagataaataattctatttttaataaggtTATACTATTTACATTCTCATTAAGAtatgaaacaaatatctttaaatttacaatgttactgaataatttattagcaatAGGTCATATACAAGTAACACCGCAGATGATTCGTGCAGCCATAAAAAGGTTGCAACATCGTCAATTTTTCGTCAATATGAACCTAATCGCAGACTATTTACGTCGTAATTATCCTgttgatagaaataaaaaaacatttagagaagaattgattaaaaaattggacTGTGCGGTTCGCGTTGGATTAATAGTGATGCATGCACAGGATGCTTACTGTATACCTAATATAAGGGAGGAcgcaaataatacaaaaacagCTCTCTTGGAATTTTGGGAGATGTATGAAAATGTGAGTAAagagtttataaatttttgttttttttttaataatttataacaattgctatttctttttctagtataaaaaattatctgtTCTACGGTATggaaatcaaaatagaaaggGATCCACTACCAAAAGGAAATCGAGAAACAAGATAAAAGACTTGAAGAAATAAgcaattttccataaaacaaaCGACAATGTacttaatgaaaatataatcttttgtatttgtttactgataaatattgtacatcACATACAATTAGTgggatatacatataaatgtattagtacatatatttttcaatgatatgatatacgaaattttttataatacatattataatacataataaaatataatgtgtattatattataatcaaaagatacatttttaaatttaaaacactATTAATAAGTTCATAGACTTATGAAAAGTCTTAATCATTGCGTAAATTGTAATGCAGAAAAGAGATTGTTTGCATCATAAAACGATGGTTCATGTAAACTTTCGTCTGCAGATAAATAGTCTGTGTCACTATCAACTTTACTTTGATCAGCTTTTGTTCGTTTAGTTctattttttcgtttaatttgaaTGTTATCTTGAGTTTGAAATAATACTGGAActagagattttatttttgacaaCAGTATGTGAAATAGTCTTAACAGACTAGGAGAGTTTTTGAAGACAGTATTTATGTATCCATCGATATCATAACGtgtcttaaaattatttgataaattgtataataaagtcCCATTATACAAATTAGCTATCTTGGTATGTGGATAGGGGTAATCTAAAAGTGCATTCAAGTTTATAGCTTCCAATAAACAACTCTGAAACTGTGCAAATGCATGAACGATTgtcttattatatttcttatcgtttaaatgcaattttttgtacatttcaaaatgagaaataaaaaatggtgCTGCTAGTAAACAATCATCTGAATTAATATCCTGACATGcttcaaaaattgtaacattcaTTGAATAATGAGGACtgtcattattttcttttcttcttttccgtatattttcaattgatgaaccatatttattgttaaaataatttacatttctaaATCTTCCGATTTTCGAGtctattatattgaataatagagaaacaagtaaagaatatacataatatttgtacaatttacatTCTTGTTCATGTTCAATCCAATATTTCATACAAGCAATGTATAACATCCATTCTggtataaattcatttatacatTGATCACCTTTTACTCCCAAAGTCACATCTAAAATCTCTTTTCGAAGTAGTAATGGAAGTTGTCTAAGTCTAGACAGATTTGGTATTGCACAAGAAAATAATGTGTCTAATCCTTCTAACTCATGACACgcaagatttttattagaacatCTAATCATGTACTGcataacatttttgtttttacttaGTCCTGATGTCAGAAGTGTATATATCATTCTAATAATCTCTaaacttattatattactcgaaggataattgtaattttctatttgttgtGGACAAATATATAAACGTCGGAGTAACAAgtcaataaaatatgaaggaTATCTGgccattaaaaattcgttccTAAACCAGTTAggtaaatgtaaaatagaatcTGATGTATTAAATGTATCTAAAATCTCAAGTTCATCTCCCTGCTCTTCTTCTTCACTTGCTTCATCTTCCTCTCCATCACAGGTTTCTTCTATGTATTGCAAATTATTGATATCTTCATCAAATTTAAAACTTATGTTTACAGAATGTGTGGTGACTTGAGCAGCATATTCTTGTGAAAATCCTAATGGTACAAGTACATATGCAGATGCatttgtataaacatttacattggtctctattatatttaatattctttgtcTTGTAGGTTTACGTAATCTGCATAGAATATTGATCACTGCTTTGTCCAATGTATGTTTACTCAACCAAGTGAGAGTTGCTTCTATAATGAAAAATCTGTGGATATGTCTTTTTTTTCCTACTCCTcgcaaatgtttaaaaaagtttttaaatattttactctttACATAGTCATTTCCTAATAGTATAGCTGCTAGAGGTAGCATAGTCTGATTCAAACCTTTAAAAGAGTTCAGTAGGTATTCAACCCTGTACATTTTACAGCATTTCATGTAACCTTGTCCGGTTGAACTTCTTATTGTACCAGGATGTAAAGTGTTGAATGGTATATACATTGttccataaatataaaaatcagagTCATAACTGAGTACAGGACAATCTAATATCTTTGCTACAGAAGCTATCGAATTATCAGCTTCAAGTAAACATTGAGCATGTCGAATGTTTTTCTCTGTTAAAACATCTTTAAAAACTTGTTTATTGAACagaggaaaatatttcatacgttGCTGAGTCATTGGAGAAAAATTAGCTGctgtataaacattttcctTCCGTCTTTGTATtgctgttttcaattttttgttttcataGCCACCATCTAGGAGGACTAATGGTACTACATTGCATTTTAGGAGTTCATCAAAGAAATCTGATACACATTTGGCATAATTGTCATAATCACCGCCGAACGCACAATTAGTCTTGCATAACCGATACAGGAAACATGCAACACTATTACCATCGATTACCAAGTATGTGTCATGTAgttcgtaatattttaaaaaatgatctgATCGATTGTTTATGTAACTTGTTAAACTTTTTATACCCATTTTGAgacaatattattgttttcatttatgGTTAATAGcacaatttgaatttatatttccttgTACACATACATTCCTTATACGTTCTGTCTATCTTTCGTATTAACTTTCTGTtacaattgtttataaaatagaaagtaaatACACTGCTTTTACTTCTTTTCGTACATTGGTCTCTGACCTCTAAACATGTGCAAGGAAATTACATATCTATATGTAAATACTGTTTCTCGTCCGTGTAGGCACTTACACGTAGACCCTATTGCTTTCATTCTGTCTCTTTCGATCATCTCCCATTTTCTTTCTGAACTAACTGCGTGAAGCTGGATGCGCGTTAAAATAGTGGGGATAAAAAGGCGCAATATAGTGAGGTAGAAATTGCTCAATATGGTGAGGCATCACTGTCTATTTTATGTACAATGTATGTATTGATTCTCTATGACTACTCAACATCATGAGTGACTACtacatatttcataaaaattgtcaaataaataaaaattctaaattgtaAATAGATCTGAAGAtgatgtgtatgt
This window harbors:
- the Orp8 gene encoding oxysterol-binding protein-related protein 8 isoform X3, which encodes MSSQPIVVPGGDHRSQSETHSVSVGSASDSFKTMTPPNVSRSLSNRISDSGCGTLPSKLEPVDQQLRRSSAQVQSTTLPKLPSTESLSTSVNLTTAAPPLSPGLSAMGEGNQKTDNTSDKSLDSCKLTRKESYKAQRKNYRMEKKRVANELLSSFKDPTVIVMSDWLKVRGTLKSWTKLWCILKPGLLLLYKSPKTKSNHWVGTVLLNTCQVIERPSKKDGFCFKLFHPLEQSIWAPRGPEKETIGAVVQPLPTSYLIFRAPSQAAGKCWLDALELSLRCSSLIIRSTSALPRALPHDTTTTHETQWSEADYEKHFDEHVCLSNYAPRSPATPQRRLLSCPQSLLPNATDTPRSACPSPTPMFQQLYHAIAYWDKRFCDRSPTPATDTDTIEISNSVGTLGDGDMYPNRSRTEIKALNRVLSTNRRMTLPSIHVLQYDTPQVVTLDPVHSSHTDLDDISQPENGVAADAEISASDSESEGSAKEDQPETINETPYVANENEILGSAGEVVTELQEEQKSLIWFLMKQVRPGMDLSKVVLPTFILEPRSFLEKLADSYYHADLLSQAVLEDDAFTRMKGVVKWYLSGFYKKPQGLKKPYNPLLGETFRCYWQHPNGSRTFYIAEQLSHHPPISGFYVTNRQDGFTISTTIIAKSKFYGNSTSAVLDGVAILTMLPRGEDYTMTIPYAHCKGIFMGTLSMELGGKVQINCEKTGYHTEIEFKLKPFLGGAEQMNQVAGAIRLGKETLATISGYWDGQIVITDKRAGQESVFFNPTPEVRKKRLKKYTVPIDHQGAWESEKLWYEVTQAINRDDQVAATDAKTQLEEAQRERAKERKLKSQEWIPKHFVQDIITGNWVYRHADVRPWDPRNDVVQYEQDYIVRTKTRHKTPIMRTGSIVSTDPQTQVPLLQAESRSSLSVLKSSKRQLSNNLPLTETAHDSGSSSVEGHSDSSQSIGKRKRSTARIIDVMKDVERHMLKYGEDLNRIQRIVEQIAVKQREQGEQHYTMNMLKNFKDTVFIIVIVFCVQYLVKMWTAELSGG
- the Orp8 gene encoding oxysterol-binding protein-related protein 8 isoform X6, whose amino-acid sequence is MGININKFRSIMSSQPIVVPGGDHRSQSETHSVSVGSASDSFKTMTPPNVSRSLSNRISDSGCGTLPSKLEPVDQQLRRSSAQVQSTTLPKLPSTESLSTSVNLTTAAPPLSPGLSAMGEGNQKTDNTSDKSLDSCKLTRKESYKAQRKNYRMEKKRVANELLSSFKDPTVIVMSDWLKVRGTLKSWTKLWCILKPGLLLLYKSPKTKSNHWVGTVLLNTCQVIERPSKKDGFCFKLFHPLEQSIWAPRGPEKETIGAVVQPLPTSYLIFRAPSQAAGKCWLDALELSLRCSSLIIRSTSALPRALPHDTTTTHETQWSEADYEKHFDEHDLDDISQPENGVAADAEISASDSESEGSAKEDQPETINETPYVANENEILGSAGEVVTELQEEQKSLIWFLMKQVRPGMDLSKVVLPTFILEPRSFLEKLADSYYHADLLSQAVLEDDAFTRMKGVVKWYLSGFYKKPQGLKKPYNPLLGETFRCYWQHPNGSRTFYIAEQLSHHPPISGFYVTNRQDGFTISTTIIAKSKFYGNSTSAVLDGVAILTMLPRGEDYTMTIPYAHCKGIFMGTLSMELGGKVQINCEKTGYHTEIEFKLKPFLGGAEQMNQVAGAIRLGKETLATISGYWDGQIVITDKRAGQESVFFNPTPEVRKKRLKKYTVPIDHQGAWESEKLWYEVTQAINRDDQVAATDAKTQLEEAQRERAKERKLKSQEWIPKHFVQDIITGNWVYRHADVRPWDPRNDVVQYEQDYIVRTKTRHKTPIMRTGSIVSTDPQTQVPLLQAESRSSLSVLKSSKRQLSNNLPLTETAHDSGSSSVEGHSDSSQSIGKRKRSTARIIDVMKDVERHMLKYGEDLNRIQRIVEQIAVKQREQGEQHYTMNMLKNFKDTVFIIVIVFCVQYLVKMWTAELSGG
- the Orp8 gene encoding oxysterol-binding protein-related protein 8 isoform X1 is translated as MGININKFRSIMSSQPIVVPGGDHRSQSETHSVSVGSASDSFKTMTPPNVSRSLSNRISDSGCGTLPSKLEPVDQQLRRSSAQVQSTTLPKLPSTESLSTSVNLTTAAPPLSPGLSAMGEGNQKTDNTSDKSLDSCKLTRKESYKAQRKNYRMEKKRVANELLSSFKDPTVIVMSDWLKVRGTLKSWTKLWCILKPGLLLLYKSPKTKSNHWVGTVLLNTCQVIERPSKKDGFCFKLFHPLEQSIWAPRGPEKETIGAVVQPLPTSYLIFRAPSQAAGKCWLDALELSLRCSSLIIRSTSALPRALPHDTTTTHETQWSEADYEKHFDEHVCLSNYAPRSPATPQRRLLSCPQSLLPNATDTPRSACPSPTPMFQQLYHAIAYWDKRFCDRSPTPATDTDTIEISNSVGTLGDGDMYPNRSRTEIKALNRVLSTNRRMTLPSIHVLQYDTPQVVTLDPVHSSHTDLDDISQPENGVAADAEISASDSESEGSAKEDQPETINETPYVANENEILGSAGEVVTELQEEQKSLIWFLMKQVRPGMDLSKVVLPTFILEPRSFLEKLADSYYHADLLSQAVLEDDAFTRMKGVVKWYLSGFYKKPQGLKKPYNPLLGETFRCYWQHPNGSRTFYIAEQLSHHPPISGFYVTNRQDGFTISTTIIAKSKFYGNSTSAVLDGVAILTMLPRGEDYTMTIPYAHCKGIFMGTLSMELGGKVQINCEKTGYHTEIEFKLKPFLGGAEQMNQVAGAIRLGKETLATISGYWDGQIVITDKRAGQESVFFNPTPEVRKKRLKKYTVPIDHQGAWESEKLWYEVTQAINRDDQVAATDAKTQLEEAQRERAKERKLKSQEWIPKHFVQDIITGNWVYRHADVRPWDPRNDVVQYEQDYIVRTKTRHKTPIMRTGSIVSTDPQTQVPLLQAESRSSLSVLKSSKRQLSNNLPLTETAHDSGSSSVEGHSDSSQSIGKRKRSTARIIDVMKDVERHMLKYGEDLNRIQRIVEQIAVKQREQGEQHYTMNMLKNFKDTVFIIVIVFCVQYLVKMWTAELSGG